CTATCTTACACAAATACAACACCAATAATCAAAGTATGGTGATTATATACCGACAATCCTTATGCTCGAAATGTGCGGCGCTAGGTGTGATGCAATCATGACCATCAGGCGCTCACACGTATCAATGATGCAAATATAACCAAAACTATATAATCAGATAGAACCACCGATAAACCAAAGCTGCTAGTAATCACTCAATGTCACGACTCCAAAATTTAGAAAGCCATTCATATGCTAAGAAACGCTGTGTTGCTGCTCACTCCAGCTAGTCACAAGAGCCTTGATCAGCGCGACGGCAACCTCCTTGCCCGTCTCTATATCCTCATCCAAGCATGACGCAGGAACATGGAAGAAAGTAACATTGCGATCCTTATCCGCCTGGTACGCCAGTGCCAAGCTGGTGTACAGGATGAACTCGCAGAGATAGCGTCCAGCATCAGTGGAGACCCGCGCATCGGTTTCCGGAGGGCAAAAGGACTTCCATGCTGTTAGAAAGTCATCGTCTGGGGGCCGGGGGCTGAGGCGTTTCTTCTCCGAGGCGTGTCCCTCTGAAGGGCCAGCTTTAAGCACCAGTGGCAAGTCGAGCTCCCTCCATAgcttctccccatcctcgtAGCCGGATCTGCCCTTGATGTCAGACATCAAATACCCGTCACGGTGGGCCTGCGTCTCCACGGAGTAGTAATTCCTCATTGCTGCTATGCCAATGTGAATTACAATGTCTGGACGTCGGCCCCCATGCGTCTTTGCATAGTCATCGAGAATGACAGGAAGTGTCGTCCGCACCGTGGAGTATGCAACGGGTATGGGTGAAGGATGGACATTTATTGAAACCCGGTGGGAAACAGAGTCAGAGCCGTCTGAAGAGGCAGGTGAGAAGGTGAACGAGGGTGGTAGTGATGAGGCTATCAGATATGAGGCGTTCACTAGGTTAGACTTGAATGGCTGTAGAACATGTGAGCTGCGATATTAGGAAGACGGCATAGAAGTTGAAAGCTTACCCCAAAGCCTGTTACAAGAACTGAAATCTCATCCTGATCTGTACCAGAGACAGGCGGATTCCCAGGTGACTGTGCCGTGAGCGACGACACTCCGGGCCCGTAATCTCCCATGATAAGCACGACTATCCCTACAGAAGTACCGAGAAAGAATGTTGGGGGTTAACAAAGGCCAgtcatcgaagaagagcaggtaGCAGCTAGAGAACTCGATCCGACCGGCTTCCAAGCCACCACGGTCCAGAAAGTCAAACCAGGCGATGAGGTTGTAATGAGAAAGAGACCGACCAGTTGGGTCTTGAAGGGCAGCTTTCCCCGCATTGTCTTGGCGTCACGAGATAAGGCTTCGTCGCATCGTGTCTTTCTCGCCGGCCGCAATCTCTTTTCCTGCTTCCGTGTCTCCCTGAGTCTTCattgttcttctcttcgac
The window above is part of the Aspergillus luchuensis IFO 4308 DNA, chromosome 8, nearly complete sequence genome. Proteins encoded here:
- a CDS encoding putative pyroglutamyl peptidase type I (COG:S;~EggNog:ENOG410PPM8;~InterPro:IPR036440,IPR016125;~MEROPS:MER0011032), translated to MGDYGPGVSSLTAQSPGNPPVSGTDQDEISVLVTGFGPFKSNLVNASYLIASSLPPSFTFSPASSDGSDSVSHRVSINVHPSPIPVAYSTVRTTLPVILDDYAKTHGGRRPDIVIHIGIAAMRNYYSVETQAHRDGYLMSDIKGRSGYEDGEKLWRELDLPLVLKAGPSEGHASEKKRLSPRPPDDDFLTAWKSFCPPETDARVSTDAGRYLCEFILYTSLALAYQADKDRNVTFFHVPASCLDEDIETGKEVAVALIKALVTSWSEQQHSVS